A window of Pantoea agglomerans contains these coding sequences:
- a CDS encoding DNA polymerase III subunit theta, with translation MKFHIDFANKEERDRINVELAASGIAYKERINMPVIAYEVEMQQPEPLRAYFQERLKFYREESTKFPRGTDPVYQKELKD, from the coding sequence ATTAAATTTCACATAGACTTCGCCAACAAAGAAGAGCGCGACCGGATAAACGTCGAACTGGCGGCATCTGGCATTGCTTATAAAGAGCGGATAAATATGCCTGTGATCGCGTATGAAGTAGAGATGCAGCAGCCGGAGCCGTTGCGCGCTTACTTTCAAGAGCGTCTAAAGTTTTATAGGGAAGAGTCGACGAAGTTCCCGCGCGGCACTGATCCGGTTTATCAGAAGGAGTTAAAGGATTGA
- a CDS encoding DUF4060 family protein, translating into MKERIYGDTEPAHIVVASKALEAHKARYGEGNKHHHITYSIAYRGKHYQVEVITRRTTMAATVITGTRNLSRLPEFA; encoded by the coding sequence ATGAAAGAACGCATCTACGGCGACACCGAACCTGCCCACATCGTCGTCGCCAGTAAGGCACTGGAAGCGCATAAAGCCAGGTATGGCGAGGGCAACAAGCACCATCACATCACCTATTCCATCGCCTATCGCGGCAAACACTATCAGGTTGAGGTCATTACCCGTCGCACAACCATGGCTGCGACCGTAATTACCGGCACCCGCAACCTTTCTCGTTTACCGGAGTTCGCATGA
- a CDS encoding phage N-6-adenine-methyltransferase: protein MKYGSVCSGIEAASAAWESLGWKPAWFSEIEPFPSAVLAHHWPEVSNLGDMTAIAARIATGEVEAPDILVGGTPCQAFSVAGLRNGLEDARGQLTLSFVELANAIDTRRTDNEQPPAIIVWENVPGVLSSKDNAFGCFLAGLAGESSEIQPAGGKWTNAGCVSGPQRAIAWRVLDAQFFGVAQRRRRVFVVASARDGVDPSAVLFELNSMRRDTPPSRETGASVAALTANGVGTCGADDNQGQAGHLLAAFGGGNRSGAIDVAACLTAKGQRQDFEVETFALAFPERMSGTQAASTGDLSPALMSRNPTAIAFSSKDFGGDAAPEICPTLRAGGHCGSHANAGNPPAICISLRGREGGATAEMGDDLSNCLRASSGGGDKPHALVNMEVRRLTPVECERLQGFPDNHTQIPWRGKETENCPDGPRYRSIGNSMAVPVMRWIGERIAAALPVVKTIGDYGGSTTPPEHRDSWQTPPEIFAALKREFRFVADVAASAENHLLPVYFTEKDDALAQDWAGQLPLGITWCNPPYSDISPWVKKAAEECRKGIGTVMLVPADTSVGWFSLARNSCTEVRFIIDGRLSFIRADTGKPVNGNNKGSMLLIWNPFASDFGITGYVSRDTLMAIGRKLLSDREPADERAA from the coding sequence GTGAAATACGGCTCTGTTTGCAGTGGCATAGAGGCTGCCAGTGCTGCCTGGGAGTCACTGGGCTGGAAACCTGCATGGTTCAGTGAAATAGAACCCTTCCCTTCTGCCGTGCTGGCGCACCATTGGCCTGAAGTGAGTAACCTGGGTGACATGACAGCCATCGCAGCGCGGATTGCTACTGGCGAAGTGGAAGCCCCGGACATTCTGGTTGGGGGGACACCTTGCCAGGCCTTTTCAGTGGCCGGTCTTCGAAACGGACTCGAAGACGCACGCGGCCAGTTAACTCTTTCATTCGTGGAATTAGCCAATGCAATCGACACGCGACGAACCGACAATGAACAGCCACCTGCCATTATCGTCTGGGAAAACGTCCCAGGCGTCCTCAGCAGTAAAGACAACGCCTTCGGATGCTTTCTGGCAGGACTTGCCGGAGAAAGCAGTGAGATCCAGCCAGCAGGGGGAAAATGGACAAACGCTGGTTGTGTGTCTGGACCACAAAGGGCTATCGCCTGGCGAGTCCTTGATGCTCAATTTTTCGGAGTGGCCCAACGCCGCCGCCGTGTGTTCGTTGTCGCAAGTGCTCGAGACGGAGTTGATCCCTCAGCAGTACTTTTTGAGCTCAACAGCATGCGCCGGGATACTCCGCCGAGCAGGGAAACGGGGGCGTCAGTTGCCGCCCTTACTGCAAACGGCGTTGGAACGTGTGGCGCAGACGACAATCAAGGACAGGCGGGACACCTGCTCGCAGCATTCGGTGGAGGAAACCGCAGCGGAGCCATTGATGTCGCCGCCTGCCTGACGGCCAAAGGGCAGCGGCAAGACTTTGAAGTGGAGACGTTTGCATTGGCCTTCCCGGAGCGTATGAGCGGAACGCAAGCTGCATCAACAGGAGACCTGTCACCAGCGCTAATGTCACGCAACCCAACCGCGATCGCCTTCAGCAGTAAGGATTTTGGCGGTGATGCGGCACCTGAGATTTGCCCAACGCTTCGCGCCGGCGGGCACTGTGGGAGCCATGCGAACGCCGGAAACCCACCAGCAATATGCATATCGCTTAGAGGCCGGGAAGGCGGTGCTACTGCAGAGATGGGAGATGACCTATCCAACTGTCTGCGTGCCTCAAGTGGCGGTGGCGATAAGCCTCACGCGCTGGTGAATATGGAAGTCAGGCGCCTTACTCCGGTTGAGTGTGAGCGTCTGCAGGGCTTTCCGGATAATCACACGCAAATCCCTTGGCGCGGCAAAGAAACTGAAAACTGCCCGGACGGTCCACGATACCGGTCGATTGGTAATAGCATGGCCGTTCCGGTAATGCGATGGATAGGCGAACGCATAGCCGCTGCCCTGCCGGTAGTGAAAACTATTGGCGATTATGGCGGCAGCACAACTCCGCCCGAGCATCGCGACAGCTGGCAGACGCCGCCGGAGATATTCGCAGCGCTGAAGCGGGAGTTTCGCTTTGTGGCCGATGTGGCCGCCAGCGCAGAGAACCACCTGTTGCCGGTTTACTTCACCGAAAAGGATGATGCGCTGGCGCAGGATTGGGCCGGACAACTGCCACTGGGGATCACCTGGTGCAATCCGCCCTATAGCGACATTTCTCCTTGGGTGAAAAAAGCCGCGGAAGAGTGTCGCAAAGGGATCGGCACCGTGATGCTTGTTCCCGCTGACACTTCGGTCGGCTGGTTCAGCCTGGCACGAAACTCATGCACCGAGGTGCGCTTCATTATTGACGGCCGCCTCTCGTTTATTCGCGCTGATACCGGCAAACCAGTCAATGGCAACAACAAGGGCTCGATGCTGCTGATCTGGAACCCGTTCGCCTCAGATTTTGGAATAACCGGGTATGTCTCGCGCGACACGCTGATGGCGATCGGAAGGAAATTATTGTCCGACCGGGAGCCGGCCGACGAGCGCGCCGCATGA
- a CDS encoding excisionase, with amino-acid sequence MSLDVMPISAYCQTTGESEEAINKRIQRKIWRMGVHVLKVDGVRERWIDTEEVNRWARSSKDPLYRAE; translated from the coding sequence ATGAGCCTTGATGTAATGCCCATTTCAGCATACTGCCAAACCACAGGAGAATCGGAGGAAGCCATTAACAAACGGATACAAAGGAAGATCTGGAGGATGGGAGTTCACGTATTAAAAGTGGACGGCGTCCGGGAGCGCTGGATAGATACAGAAGAGGTGAACCGATGGGCAAGAAGCAGCAAGGATCCGCTTTACCGCGCGGAATAA
- a CDS encoding Arm DNA-binding domain-containing protein, with the protein MGKKQQGSALPRGITVRRHKTGETLQLTFTFNGVLCREPLSGMEVNARNIKYAERYLGEIQNRIASGDFNYLQYFPRSKKAALFGHQKKKKTVKDYLEEYLVISENRNLSPSTLDGYRKCLRSLRVLHNIYVTELTPAALKSWVSTQKTKLKTIRNRLSFLRSAIDEAVTDGLISDNPVAHISASRYFSIEYGNTEEYEVDPFTPAEISIIYMHCLYPQWKATFQFALNTGVRPSELCALRWRDIDFERKTAFVQNAVVEGVEKSTKTRAGTRKIDLNEEAIEALSIMKQFTQLKSEFVFEDPRTGEPWAGSDAIRQKAWRIIMRESKLRYRNPYQTRHTFATMHISSGANLFWLCKQMGHKGPDMLFRNYGSYLVDYDGHLSRPGIKTGSE; encoded by the coding sequence ATGGGCAAGAAGCAGCAAGGATCCGCTTTACCGCGCGGAATAACCGTGCGGCGCCATAAGACTGGCGAAACGCTGCAGCTGACATTTACGTTTAATGGCGTTCTGTGCAGAGAGCCATTGTCGGGGATGGAGGTGAATGCGAGAAATATAAAGTATGCCGAGCGGTATCTGGGAGAGATTCAGAACCGCATCGCGTCGGGGGATTTTAACTACCTGCAGTACTTCCCCCGTTCGAAAAAGGCCGCGCTGTTCGGGCATCAGAAGAAGAAAAAAACGGTAAAGGATTACCTTGAGGAGTACCTGGTCATAAGCGAGAACCGCAACCTGTCACCCTCCACTCTGGATGGCTACAGGAAATGCCTGCGATCGCTCAGGGTGCTTCACAATATCTACGTTACGGAGCTGACGCCGGCGGCGCTAAAAAGCTGGGTATCGACGCAAAAGACGAAGCTGAAGACTATTCGAAATCGCCTGTCCTTTTTGCGTAGCGCCATTGATGAAGCGGTAACAGATGGGCTTATCAGTGATAATCCTGTCGCGCACATCAGCGCATCTCGCTACTTCTCCATCGAGTATGGAAACACTGAGGAGTACGAGGTCGACCCGTTCACGCCGGCAGAAATCAGCATCATCTATATGCACTGCCTCTACCCACAGTGGAAGGCGACATTCCAGTTTGCACTAAACACCGGCGTTCGCCCTTCCGAATTATGTGCTCTGCGATGGCGGGATATAGACTTTGAGAGGAAGACGGCGTTTGTGCAGAACGCCGTTGTTGAGGGGGTGGAGAAATCAACGAAGACGCGCGCCGGCACAAGGAAGATAGATTTGAACGAGGAGGCGATCGAGGCGCTCAGCATCATGAAGCAGTTCACGCAGCTGAAGAGCGAGTTTGTATTCGAAGATCCGCGAACCGGCGAGCCGTGGGCTGGCTCAGATGCTATTCGCCAAAAGGCGTGGCGCATCATCATGCGCGAATCAAAGCTCAGGTATCGCAACCCGTATCAGACGCGTCACACGTTCGCGACGATGCATATCAGCTCAGGGGCCAACCTGTTCTGGCTATGCAAGCAAATGGGGCATAAAGGACCGGACATGCTGTTCAGAAACTACGGCTCGTACCTGGTCGATTACGATGGGCACCTGTCGAGGCCGGGGATCAAAACCGGAAGCGAATAA
- the phoH gene encoding phosphate starvation-inducible protein PhoH, with the protein MGRQKAVIKARREARRVLRGDSRSHRQREEESVTSLVQMGGLDAIGMARDVRDRSPIAARNDAQAHYLQAIESKQLIFATGEAGCGKTWISAAKAAEALIHKDIDRIIVTRPVLQADEDLGFLPGDISEKFAPYFRPVYDVLVKRLGASFMQYCLRPEIGKVEIAPFAYMRGRTFENAVVILDEAQNVTAAQMKMFLTRLGENVTVIVNGDITQCDLPAGVPSGLADALARFEEDEMVGIVRFGKDDCVRSALCQRTLHAYG; encoded by the coding sequence ATGGGAAGACAGAAAGCAGTGATCAAAGCGCGTCGTGAAGCCAGAAGGGTGCTTCGTGGTGACTCTCGCAGTCATCGTCAGCGCGAAGAAGAATCGGTCACTTCGCTGGTGCAGATGGGTGGGCTGGATGCTATCGGTATGGCGCGCGACGTGCGCGACCGTTCGCCGATCGCCGCCAGAAACGACGCTCAGGCGCACTATCTCCAGGCCATAGAATCGAAACAGCTGATCTTTGCAACCGGCGAAGCTGGATGCGGTAAAACCTGGATCAGCGCCGCAAAAGCGGCAGAGGCCCTGATACATAAGGATATCGACAGGATTATCGTTACGCGTCCGGTGTTACAGGCCGATGAAGATCTGGGTTTCCTGCCAGGGGATATTTCAGAAAAATTCGCCCCGTACTTCCGGCCGGTCTACGACGTTCTGGTTAAACGTCTTGGCGCTTCCTTTATGCAGTACTGTCTGCGACCCGAAATCGGCAAGGTGGAAATCGCGCCTTTCGCCTATATGCGCGGCCGTACCTTTGAAAACGCGGTGGTGATCCTCGATGAGGCGCAAAACGTAACCGCAGCCCAGATGAAGATGTTCCTGACGCGCCTTGGCGAAAACGTCACGGTGATTGTTAACGGCGATATTACCCAGTGCGACTTGCCCGCTGGGGTGCCTTCCGGTCTTGCGGACGCGCTGGCGCGATTCGAAGAGGACGAGATGGTGGGCATTGTTCGCTTCGGCAAAGATGACTGCGTGCGCTCGGCGCTGTGTCAGCGAACGCTTCACGCGTATGGTTGA
- the efeB gene encoding iron uptake transporter deferrochelatase/peroxidase subunit → MSRQKDEAQPARRRLLKGLGLFGGAAALSGGCPFHAAAESFSPGTVAPDARRQVQPFYGQHQAGITTPQQASMMLVAFDVLASDKSDLVRLFQLLTARIAFLTSGGPAPAVTNPRLPPMDSGILGAEIAPDNLTITVSVGASLFDERFGLQALKPKKLQSMTRFPNDSLDAAQCHGDLLLQICANTQDTVIHALRDIVKYTPDLLGVRWRREGFIADHAARSQGKETPINLLGFKDGTANPDMQDKPLMDKLLWVTADQDEPAWTHSGCYQAARIIRFRVEMWDRTPLGEQQAIFGRDKLSGAPLGMQHEHDVPDYTKDPDGEVIALDAHIRLANPRTRETESSLMLRRGYSYSAGTTASGQLDMGLLFVCYQHDLEKGFITVQKRLNGEALEEYVRPIGGGYFFVLPGVPDAKHYLAQPLLEA, encoded by the coding sequence ATGAGTCGTCAAAAGGATGAGGCGCAGCCCGCGCGGCGGCGCCTGTTAAAAGGGCTGGGGCTGTTTGGCGGCGCGGCCGCCCTGAGCGGCGGCTGTCCGTTTCACGCGGCGGCCGAGAGCTTCTCTCCCGGTACGGTTGCGCCCGACGCGCGACGTCAGGTGCAACCCTTTTACGGGCAGCATCAGGCGGGCATCACCACGCCGCAGCAGGCGTCGATGATGCTGGTCGCCTTCGACGTGCTGGCCAGCGATAAATCCGATCTGGTGCGGCTGTTTCAGCTGCTCACCGCGCGCATCGCCTTTTTGACCAGCGGCGGCCCGGCGCCGGCGGTGACCAATCCCAGGCTGCCGCCGATGGATTCAGGCATTCTCGGGGCGGAGATCGCGCCGGACAACCTCACCATCACGGTTTCGGTGGGCGCGTCGCTGTTTGATGAGCGTTTTGGCCTGCAGGCGCTGAAGCCCAAAAAGCTGCAAAGCATGACGCGCTTCCCCAACGATTCGCTGGATGCCGCCCAGTGCCACGGCGATCTGCTGCTGCAGATCTGCGCCAATACCCAGGACACGGTGATCCACGCGCTGCGCGATATCGTGAAATATACGCCTGACCTGCTGGGCGTACGCTGGCGGCGCGAAGGCTTTATCGCCGATCACGCCGCGCGCAGCCAGGGCAAAGAGACGCCCATCAACCTGCTGGGCTTTAAGGACGGCACGGCCAATCCCGATATGCAGGATAAGCCGCTGATGGACAAGCTGCTGTGGGTCACGGCCGATCAGGACGAGCCGGCGTGGACCCACAGCGGCTGCTATCAGGCGGCGCGGATAATCCGCTTCCGCGTTGAGATGTGGGACCGCACGCCGCTGGGCGAACAGCAGGCCATCTTCGGCCGCGACAAGCTGAGCGGTGCGCCGCTGGGCATGCAGCATGAGCACGACGTGCCGGACTATACGAAAGATCCCGACGGCGAGGTTATTGCGCTCGACGCCCATATTCGCCTCGCTAACCCGCGCACGCGCGAGACGGAGAGCAGCCTGATGCTGCGCCGTGGCTACAGCTATTCGGCGGGCACGACCGCATCAGGGCAGCTGGATATGGGGCTGCTGTTCGTCTGCTATCAGCATGACCTGGAAAAGGGCTTTATCACGGTACAGAAGCGGCTTAACGGCGAAGCGCTGGAGGAGTATGTGCGTCCCATTGGCGGCGGCTACTTCTTTGTTTTGCCCGGCGTTCCCGACGCTAAGCACTATCTGGCGCAGCCGCTGCTGGAAGCCTGA
- the efeO gene encoding iron uptake system protein EfeO — translation MMIRFRRKTLLASLLALTGTAAAADIPQVAVSVTDTQCEPMQLTVKPGKTQFLIKNNSQKALEWEILKGVLVVEERENIAPGFSQKLTANLEAGEYEMTCGLLSNPKGKLIVQGEGAPAAKGDKPDVLALAGPITAYKAYVTQEVAQLAASTEAFTHAVKAGDIEKARALYAPTRQHYERIEPIAELFSDLDGSIDAREDDYEKKAEDPKFTGFHRLEKALFSDNSTKGMEGYATQLNRDVQDLQTRISELAFPPVKVVGGAAGLIEEVASSKISGEEDRYSRTDLWDFQANIDGAQKIVDLLRPQLQQANPQLLAKVDGNFKKVDAILSKYREGAGFASYEKLTSADRNALKGPITALAEDLSLLRGTLGLD, via the coding sequence ATGATGATTCGCTTTCGCCGCAAAACCCTGCTGGCCTCGCTGCTGGCGCTGACGGGAACCGCTGCGGCTGCCGATATTCCGCAGGTCGCCGTCAGCGTGACGGATACCCAGTGCGAACCGATGCAGCTGACGGTCAAGCCAGGCAAAACCCAGTTTCTGATCAAGAACAACAGTCAGAAAGCGCTGGAGTGGGAGATTTTGAAAGGCGTGCTGGTGGTGGAAGAGCGTGAGAATATCGCGCCGGGCTTCAGCCAGAAGCTCACTGCCAACCTGGAGGCGGGCGAGTATGAGATGACCTGCGGCCTGCTGAGCAATCCGAAGGGCAAACTGATCGTGCAGGGCGAGGGGGCACCAGCCGCGAAAGGGGACAAACCTGACGTGCTGGCGCTGGCCGGTCCCATCACCGCCTATAAAGCCTACGTGACGCAGGAAGTGGCGCAGCTGGCGGCGAGCACCGAAGCCTTTACCCATGCGGTGAAGGCGGGCGATATCGAGAAAGCGCGCGCGCTCTATGCGCCGACCCGCCAGCACTACGAGCGTATCGAGCCTATCGCCGAGCTTTTCTCCGATCTCGACGGCAGCATCGACGCGCGCGAAGATGACTATGAGAAGAAAGCGGAAGATCCGAAGTTCACCGGTTTCCACCGCCTGGAGAAAGCGCTGTTCAGCGATAACAGCACTAAAGGCATGGAGGGCTATGCCACCCAGCTCAACCGCGACGTGCAGGATTTGCAGACCCGCATCAGCGAGCTGGCTTTCCCGCCGGTAAAAGTGGTCGGCGGCGCGGCTGGCCTGATTGAAGAGGTCGCCTCCAGCAAGATCTCCGGCGAAGAGGATCGCTACAGCCGCACCGACCTGTGGGATTTCCAGGCGAATATCGACGGCGCGCAAAAGATTGTCGATCTGCTGCGTCCCCAGCTGCAGCAGGCGAATCCGCAGCTGCTGGCGAAAGTCGACGGCAACTTTAAAAAAGTTGACGCTATTCTGAGCAAGTACCGCGAGGGGGCGGGCTTCGCCTCCTATGAGAAGCTCACCAGCGCGGATCGCAATGCGCTGAAAGGACCGATTACCGCGCTGGCGGAAGATCTCTCTTTACTGCGCGGTACCCTGGGTCTCGATTGA
- the efeU gene encoding iron uptake transporter permease EfeU has translation MFVPFLIMLREGLEAALIVSLIASYLKRTGRTRWFPALWAGVFIAAALCLALGIIINQTTGEFPQKQQELFEGIVAVVAVAILTSMVFWMRKVARNMRAQLEQAVDQALSQSGRGGLALVLMVFLAVAREGLESVFFLLAAFTQDVGYAPPVGALLGLATAVVLGVLLYWGGVRLNMAHFFRWSSLFILFVAAGLAAGAIRAFHEAGLWNHFQGVAFDLSNVLSTHSLAGTLLEGVLGYQETPSVSEVTAYFLYLIPALLLFLLPARPARQLSTKQG, from the coding sequence ATGTTTGTTCCCTTTCTTATCATGCTGCGCGAAGGCCTGGAAGCGGCGCTGATCGTCAGCCTGATCGCCAGCTATCTTAAGCGCACCGGCCGCACCCGCTGGTTTCCCGCGCTGTGGGCGGGCGTATTTATCGCGGCGGCCCTCTGCCTGGCGCTCGGCATTATCATCAATCAGACCACCGGCGAATTCCCGCAGAAACAGCAGGAGCTGTTTGAGGGCATCGTGGCCGTGGTGGCCGTGGCGATCCTTACCTCAATGGTGTTCTGGATGCGTAAGGTGGCGCGCAATATGCGCGCGCAGCTTGAGCAGGCGGTAGATCAGGCGCTGAGTCAGAGCGGGCGCGGCGGGCTGGCGCTGGTGCTGATGGTGTTTCTCGCCGTGGCGCGCGAAGGGCTGGAGTCGGTGTTCTTTCTGCTGGCGGCCTTCACCCAGGATGTCGGCTATGCGCCGCCGGTGGGGGCGCTGCTCGGTCTGGCCACGGCGGTGGTGCTGGGCGTGCTGCTCTACTGGGGCGGCGTACGGCTGAATATGGCGCACTTTTTCCGCTGGAGCAGCCTGTTTATTCTCTTTGTCGCTGCCGGGCTGGCGGCGGGCGCAATCCGCGCATTCCATGAAGCGGGCCTGTGGAACCATTTTCAAGGCGTCGCCTTCGACCTGAGCAACGTGCTCTCCACCCATTCGCTGGCGGGCACGCTGCTTGAGGGCGTACTGGGCTATCAGGAGACGCCGAGCGTCAGCGAAGTGACGGCCTATTTTCTCTATCTTATTCCGGCGCTGCTGCTGTTTTTACTGCCGGCACGTCCGGCGCGCCAACTCTCGACTAAACAGGGATAA
- the putP gene encoding sodium/proline symporter PutP, with the protein MSVSTPMLVTFVIYILGMVLIGFVAYRSTKNFDDYILGGRSLGSVVTALSAGASDMSGWLLMGLPGAIFLSGISESWIAIGLTIGAWLNWKIVAGRLRVQTEHHDNALTLPDFFTSRFEDKSKLLRVISALVILIFFTIYCASGVVAGARLFESTFGMSYETALWAGAAATILYTLVGGFLAVSWTDTVQASLMIFALVLTPIIVIVAVGGLDDSLAVIEAKSIENINMLKGLNFVAVISLLGWGLGYFGQPHILARFMAADSHRSIRTARRIGMAWMVLCLAGAVAVGFFGIAYFQNHPELAANVSGNGERVFIELARILFNPWIAGILLSAILAAVMSTLSCQLLVCSSALTEDLYKGFLRKNASQKELVWFGRAMVLLVALVAIALASNPDNRVLGLVSYAWAGFGAAFGPVVLFGVCWKRMTRNGALAGMVIGAATVLIWKQYGWLGLYEIIPGFAFSSIAIVLFSLMGREPSAAAQQRFEAAEAEYQTK; encoded by the coding sequence ATGAGTGTAAGCACACCGATGCTGGTGACTTTTGTAATTTATATCCTTGGGATGGTGCTGATAGGCTTCGTGGCCTATCGTTCAACCAAAAACTTCGACGATTACATTCTGGGCGGCCGCAGTCTGGGCAGCGTGGTGACCGCGCTCTCTGCGGGCGCGTCCGACATGAGCGGCTGGCTGCTGATGGGGCTGCCGGGCGCCATTTTTCTCTCCGGCATCTCGGAAAGCTGGATCGCTATCGGCCTGACCATCGGCGCCTGGCTGAACTGGAAAATCGTGGCGGGACGTCTGCGCGTGCAGACCGAACACCATGACAACGCCCTGACGCTGCCCGATTTTTTCACCAGCCGCTTTGAGGATAAAAGCAAACTGCTGCGCGTTATCTCTGCGCTGGTGATCCTGATTTTCTTCACCATCTACTGCGCTTCCGGCGTGGTAGCGGGCGCGCGCCTGTTTGAAAGCACCTTCGGCATGAGCTATGAAACCGCGCTGTGGGCCGGCGCCGCTGCGACCATTCTTTATACCCTGGTGGGCGGCTTCCTGGCGGTTAGCTGGACCGATACCGTGCAGGCGAGCCTGATGATTTTCGCACTGGTGCTGACGCCGATTATCGTGATTGTCGCGGTAGGCGGGCTGGACGACTCGCTGGCGGTGATCGAGGCGAAGAGCATTGAAAACATCAATATGCTGAAGGGGCTCAACTTTGTTGCGGTGATTTCGCTGCTGGGCTGGGGCCTCGGCTACTTCGGCCAGCCGCACATCCTGGCGCGCTTTATGGCGGCGGATTCGCATCGCTCAATCCGCACCGCACGCCGCATCGGTATGGCCTGGATGGTGCTCTGCCTGGCGGGCGCGGTGGCGGTCGGCTTCTTCGGCATCGCCTACTTCCAGAATCACCCGGAGCTGGCGGCGAACGTCAGCGGCAACGGCGAGCGCGTCTTTATCGAGCTGGCGCGCATTCTGTTTAACCCGTGGATCGCCGGCATTCTGCTTTCGGCCATTCTGGCGGCGGTGATGTCGACCCTTAGCTGCCAGCTGCTGGTCTGCTCCAGCGCGCTGACTGAGGATCTCTATAAAGGCTTCCTGCGCAAAAACGCCAGCCAGAAAGAGCTGGTCTGGTTTGGTCGCGCGATGGTGCTGCTGGTGGCGCTGGTCGCTATCGCGCTCGCCTCTAACCCGGATAACCGCGTGCTGGGGCTGGTGAGCTACGCCTGGGCCGGTTTCGGTGCCGCCTTTGGTCCGGTGGTGCTGTTCGGCGTCTGCTGGAAGCGCATGACGCGCAACGGCGCGCTGGCTGGCATGGTGATCGGTGCGGCGACGGTGCTGATCTGGAAACAGTATGGCTGGCTGGGCCTGTATGAAATTATTCCGGGCTTTGCCTTCTCCAGCATCGCCATTGTGCTCTTCAGCCTGATGGGCCGTGAGCCGTCTGCCGCCGCGCAGCAGCGCTTTGAGGCGGCCGAAGCGGAGTACCAGACGAAGTAA